The following proteins are encoded in a genomic region of Xenopus laevis strain J_2021 chromosome 3L, Xenopus_laevis_v10.1, whole genome shotgun sequence:
- the LOC121401008 gene encoding lysine-specific demethylase 7A-like has protein sequence MRQPDASCRTSPQDSQNLPKSLRRELAHEDYEKSPKDQRYLEIGCWDSADKYELSASSGECHLSNGSLSPTMIYGDPSTTLPLHPTKRPASNPPPISNQATKGKRPKKGMATAKQRLGKILKLNRNGHARFFV, from the exons ATGCGGCAACCAGATGCTTCCTGCAGAACAAGCCCTCAG GATTCACAAAACCTTCCGAAATCTTTGCGGAGAGAACTTGCGCACGAGGACTACGAGAAGTCGCCGAAGGACCAGCGCTACTTAGAGATCGGCTGTTGGGACTCCGCGGATAAATACGAGTTGAGCGCGAGTTCCGGCGAATGTCACCTGAGCAACGGCAGCCTCAGTCCTACGATGATCTACGGGGACCCCTCGACGACCCTGCCCTTGCACCCCACAAAGAGACCCGCCTCCAACCCTCCTCCTATCAGCAACCAGGCAACTAAAG GCAAACGGCCAAAGAAGGGCATGGCGACGGCGAAGCAACGCCTTGGCAAAATCTTGAAGCTCAACCGCAATGGCCACGCCCGCTTCTTTGTCTAA
- the LOC121401006 gene encoding lysine-specific demethylase 7A-like isoform X2, with amino-acid sequence MEDKAETQKPLNMFFESVKSELRNGSSEYSDISDSEGSEDNCTNQKHFSKESESSGDDDDDDEEQQEPIRNLKEEHSGRRLPCDPNFQWSDDDSPQKSECPTSTSMEQEAVQGTLSMSALHYPTAKSTDCKTRGVTPNCTSTSPRETVRSIWIPTARKQQVVRILVARV; translated from the exons ATGGAGGATAAAGCGGAAACACAGAAACCACTTAACA TGTTCTTTGAAAGTGTCAAGTCGGAGCTCAGGAACGGATCCTCCGAATATTCCGATATTTCTGATTCCGAGGGATCCGAAGACAATTGCACTAACCAG AAACACTTCTCCAAGGAATCGGAAAGCTcaggtgatgatgatgatgatgatgaggagcaACAGGAACCCATTCGTAACCTTAAAGAGGAACACAGTGGGAGAAGATTGCCCTGTGATCCTAATTTCCAATGGTCTGATGACGATTCTCCCCAGAAAAG TGAATGTCCTACCTCGACCAGCATGGAGCAAGAAGCTGTACAAGGAACGCTCTCCATGTCTGCATTGCACTACCCCACCGCAAAGAGCACAGACTGCAAGACTAGGGGGGTTACCCCCAACTGCACATCAACGTCTCCCAGGGAAACAGTGAGGAGCATCTGGATTCCCACAGCCCGAAAGCAGCAAGTGGTAagaattctggttgctagggtctaa
- the LOC121401006 gene encoding lysine-specific demethylase 7A-like isoform X1 has translation MEDKAETQKPLNMFFESVKSELRNGSSEYSDISDSEGSEDNCTNQQKHFSKESESSGDDDDDDEEQQEPIRNLKEEHSGRRLPCDPNFQWSDDDSPQKSECPTSTSMEQEAVQGTLSMSALHYPTAKSTDCKTRGVTPNCTSTSPRETVRSIWIPTARKQQVVRILVARV, from the exons ATGGAGGATAAAGCGGAAACACAGAAACCACTTAACA TGTTCTTTGAAAGTGTCAAGTCGGAGCTCAGGAACGGATCCTCCGAATATTCCGATATTTCTGATTCCGAGGGATCCGAAGACAATTGCACTAACCAG CAGAAACACTTCTCCAAGGAATCGGAAAGCTcaggtgatgatgatgatgatgatgaggagcaACAGGAACCCATTCGTAACCTTAAAGAGGAACACAGTGGGAGAAGATTGCCCTGTGATCCTAATTTCCAATGGTCTGATGACGATTCTCCCCAGAAAAG TGAATGTCCTACCTCGACCAGCATGGAGCAAGAAGCTGTACAAGGAACGCTCTCCATGTCTGCATTGCACTACCCCACCGCAAAGAGCACAGACTGCAAGACTAGGGGGGTTACCCCCAACTGCACATCAACGTCTCCCAGGGAAACAGTGAGGAGCATCTGGATTCCCACAGCCCGAAAGCAGCAAGTGGTAagaattctggttgctagggtctaa